The following proteins are encoded in a genomic region of Sesamum indicum cultivar Zhongzhi No. 13 linkage group LG8, S_indicum_v1.0, whole genome shotgun sequence:
- the LOC105168587 gene encoding transcription factor RAX2 codes for MGRAPCCEKDGLKKGPWTPEEDQKLVDYIHKNGAANWRTLPKNAGLQRCGKSCRLRWTNYLRPDIKRGRFSLEEEETIIQLHSILGNKWSAIAARLPGRTDNEIKNYWNTHIRKRLLRMGIDPVTHAPRLDLSAALLNSTLYSNSSSSHMNFSRLLAMQPLINPLLASSLFSSRRQYQDFLIQDQLNINDNPQLLAHNQVPLPSLIQTCQMQTPAAHPDLTVPTTCCLDTTTSVHEPHQLVHYDNVECFPQNLAGFGSQNCKENDWQQRIGSVLSPLGYGSLPGTNYGSDHQSVVDPAPSSEASNFQSNSTSNFSFQSVLSNISTPSSSPNPLHSNSTNINGWSSTEDEREISYCSNMFEIPDIYDVNDFNL; via the exons ATGGGAAGAGCTCCTTGCTGTGAGAAAGATGGACTGAAGAAAGGGCCCTGGACGCCCGAAGAAGACCAAAAGCTTGTTGATTATATACACAAGAATGGCGCTGCAAACTGGAGAACTCTTCCCAAAAATGCTG GGCTGCAAAGGTGTGGAAAGAGTTGCCGGCTGCGCTGGACGAATTATCTCCGCCCGGATATCAAGAGAGGACGATTTTCACTCGAAGAAGAAGAGACCATCATTCAACTGCACAGCATCCTTGGAAATAA GTGGTCCGCAATTGCTGCTCGGCTGCCGGGAAGAACAGACAATGAAATCAAGAACTACTGGAACACACACATCAGGAAAAGGCTTCTTCGCATGGGCATCGACCCCGTCACGCACGCCCCTCGTCTCGACCTCTCGGCGGCACTCCTCAATTCAACTCTCTACAGTAACTCATCGTCGTCCCACATGAATTTTTCCAGGTTATTAGCGATGCAGCCTTTGATTAATCCTTTATTAGCCTCTTCCCTCTTCTCCTCCCGCCGCCAATACCAAGATTTTCTCATCCAGGATCAGCTAAACATCAACGATAATCCCCAATTATTAGCCCATAATCAAGTTCCTCTTCCATCATTAATCCAGACTTGCCAAATGCAAACCCCTGCAGCTCATCCAGATTTAACAGTTCCCACTACTTGTTGTTTGGATACCACAACTTCTGTTCATGAACCTCATCAACTCGTGCATTACGACAACGTCGAGTGTTTCCCTCAAAATCTTGCCGGGTTCGGGTCGCAAAATTGCAAGGAAAATGATTGGCAGCAAAGAATTGGATCCGTACTTTCTCCTCTAGGGTATGGTTCTTTGCCTGGAACAAATTATGGGTCGGATCATCAGTCGGTGGTGGACCCGGCTCCGTCATCAGAGGCTTCGAATTTCCAATCCAATAGCACCAGCAACTTCAGCTTCCAATCCGTTTTGTCAAATATTTCGACCCCGTCATCGAGTCCGAACCCGTTGCATTCAAATTCGACGAATATAAACGGGTGGAGCAGCACTGAAGATGAAAGGGAAATCAGTTACTGCAGCAACATGTTTGAAATCCCAGATATCTATGATGTTAACGATTTTAATTTGTAG